A section of the Pimelobacter simplex genome encodes:
- a CDS encoding NADP-dependent isocitrate dehydrogenase — MSSIIYTHTDEAPLLATYSFLPIVEAYAAKAGVAFETRDISVAARILAQFGLADDALSELGELAKTPAANIIKLPNISASIPQLKAAIKELQEQGFAVPDYPEAPATEEDKEIRAKYDKVKGSAVNPVLREGNSDRRAPASVKNYAKTHPHTNKPFAEGSRTNVATMGEHDFASNEKSVTIAADDTLSIVLETEAGESIVLKDGLQVLAGEIVDATKMEASYLQAFLANALAEAKAQDVLFSVHLKATMMKVSDPIIFGHVVKAYFADVFAQYGDQLAAAGLSANDGLGAILAGLGSLENGAEINAAFEAALAAGPRLSYVNSDKGITNLHVPSDVIVDASMPALVRNGGRLWGVDGGEDDTLAVIPDSSYAGVYQAVLDDVKKNGPLNPATIGTVPNVGLMAQAAEEYGSHDKTFEIAQSGTVRVLAANGDVLIEHDVEAGDIWRACQTKDIPVQDWVKLAVTRARASQTPAIFWLNESRAHDAELIKKVNAYLPQHDTEGLTIEILAPTLATAYSLERMRKGEDTISVTGNVLRDYNTDLFPILELGTSAKMLSVVPLIAGGGLFETGAGGSAPKHVQQLVEENYLRWDSLGEFFALVPSLEKYAEQAGAPAAQVLADALDRATGTFLNEDRSPGRKLGTTDNRGSHFYLALYWAEEVAAQTEDAELAAAFKPLAETLRANEDTIAAELIAVQGNPADIGGYYRPDADKTSAVMRPSATLNEALAAF, encoded by the coding sequence ATGTCGAGCATCATCTACACCCACACTGACGAGGCGCCGCTGCTGGCGACGTACTCCTTCCTGCCGATCGTCGAGGCCTACGCGGCCAAGGCCGGCGTCGCCTTCGAGACGCGGGACATCTCGGTCGCGGCGCGCATCCTCGCGCAGTTCGGCCTGGCCGACGACGCGCTGAGCGAGCTCGGCGAGCTGGCCAAGACGCCGGCGGCCAACATCATCAAGCTCCCCAACATCTCCGCCTCCATCCCGCAGCTCAAGGCCGCGATCAAGGAGCTGCAGGAGCAGGGCTTCGCCGTCCCGGACTACCCCGAGGCGCCGGCGACCGAGGAGGACAAGGAGATCCGGGCCAAGTACGACAAGGTCAAGGGCTCCGCGGTCAACCCGGTCCTGCGCGAGGGCAACTCCGATCGCCGCGCGCCCGCGTCGGTCAAGAACTACGCCAAGACCCACCCCCACACGAACAAGCCGTTCGCCGAGGGCTCCCGGACCAACGTCGCCACCATGGGTGAGCACGACTTCGCGAGCAACGAGAAGTCGGTGACCATCGCGGCCGACGACACGCTCTCGATCGTGCTCGAGACCGAGGCCGGCGAGAGCATCGTCCTCAAGGACGGCCTCCAGGTCCTCGCCGGCGAGATCGTCGACGCCACCAAGATGGAGGCGTCCTACCTCCAGGCGTTCCTGGCCAACGCGCTCGCCGAGGCCAAGGCCCAGGACGTGCTCTTCTCGGTGCACCTCAAGGCGACGATGATGAAGGTCTCCGACCCGATCATCTTCGGCCACGTGGTCAAGGCCTACTTCGCCGACGTCTTCGCCCAGTACGGCGACCAGCTCGCCGCCGCCGGTCTCTCGGCCAACGACGGCCTCGGCGCCATCCTGGCCGGCCTCGGCAGCCTGGAGAACGGTGCCGAGATCAACGCTGCCTTCGAGGCCGCGCTCGCCGCCGGCCCGCGCCTGTCCTACGTCAACTCCGACAAGGGCATCACCAACCTGCACGTCCCCTCCGACGTCATCGTCGACGCGTCGATGCCGGCGCTGGTCCGCAACGGCGGCCGCCTCTGGGGCGTCGACGGCGGCGAGGACGACACCCTCGCGGTCATCCCGGACTCGTCGTACGCCGGCGTCTACCAGGCCGTCCTGGACGACGTGAAGAAGAACGGCCCGCTCAACCCGGCCACCATCGGCACCGTCCCGAACGTCGGCCTGATGGCGCAGGCGGCCGAGGAGTACGGCTCGCACGACAAGACCTTCGAGATCGCCCAGTCCGGCACCGTCCGGGTCCTGGCCGCCAACGGCGACGTGCTCATCGAGCACGACGTCGAGGCCGGCGACATCTGGCGCGCCTGCCAGACCAAGGACATCCCGGTCCAGGACTGGGTCAAGCTGGCCGTCACCCGGGCCCGCGCCTCGCAGACCCCGGCGATCTTCTGGCTCAACGAGTCGCGTGCCCACGACGCCGAGCTCATCAAGAAGGTCAACGCCTACCTGCCCCAGCACGACACCGAGGGCCTGACCATCGAGATCCTCGCGCCGACGCTCGCGACGGCGTACTCGCTGGAGCGGATGCGCAAGGGCGAGGACACCATCTCGGTGACCGGCAACGTGCTGCGCGACTACAACACCGACCTGTTCCCGATCCTCGAGCTCGGTACGTCGGCCAAGATGCTCTCCGTCGTCCCGCTGATCGCCGGTGGCGGTCTGTTCGAGACCGGCGCGGGCGGCTCGGCGCCCAAGCACGTGCAGCAGCTGGTCGAGGAGAACTACCTGCGCTGGGACAGCCTGGGTGAGTTCTTCGCGCTCGTCCCCTCGCTGGAGAAGTACGCCGAGCAGGCCGGCGCCCCGGCCGCGCAGGTGCTGGCCGACGCGCTCGACCGCGCCACCGGCACCTTCCTCAACGAGGACCGCTCGCCGGGCCGCAAGCTCGGTACGACCGACAACCGCGGCTCGCACTTCTACCTCGCGCTCTACTGGGCCGAGGAGGTCGCGGCCCAGACCGAGGACGCCGAGCTCGCCGCGGCCTTCAAGCCGCTCGCCGAGACCCTGCGGGCCAACGAGGACACGATCGCCGCCGAGCTGATCGCCGTCCAGGGCAACCCCGCCGACATCGGCGGCTACTACCGCCCCGACGCCGACAAGACGTCGGCCGTGATGCGTCCGAGCGCGACGCTCAACGAGGCGCTGGCGGCGTTCTGA
- a CDS encoding DNA alkylation repair protein, whose amino-acid sequence MRAAADPRLAPGQQAYMKSALPFYGVRNPEVRRLTRALVRERAIREPAVLVAAARELWDEATHREERYAAETLLALRPLKGDLSLVPFHEHIARTGAWWDHVDAAAGRVADLHDAHPAETAQTVLRWSTDDFLWVRRLAILSQLGRKDRVDRDLLTTLIEPNLGDQDFFIRKAIGWSLREVARVHPDWVRAYVDAHDLSPLSRREALKHL is encoded by the coding sequence TTGCGGGCCGCGGCCGATCCGCGCCTGGCCCCGGGCCAGCAGGCGTACATGAAGTCCGCGCTGCCCTTCTACGGCGTCCGCAACCCCGAGGTGCGCCGGCTCACCCGGGCACTCGTGCGCGAGCGGGCGATCCGTGAGCCGGCCGTGCTGGTCGCCGCGGCCCGCGAGCTCTGGGACGAGGCGACCCACCGCGAGGAGCGCTACGCCGCCGAGACCCTGCTCGCGCTCCGCCCGCTCAAGGGCGACCTCTCGCTCGTGCCCTTCCACGAGCACATCGCCCGCACCGGCGCCTGGTGGGACCACGTCGACGCGGCCGCGGGCCGGGTCGCCGACCTGCACGACGCCCATCCCGCCGAGACGGCGCAGACCGTCCTGCGCTGGTCGACCGACGACTTCCTGTGGGTGCGCCGGCTGGCCATCCTGAGCCAGCTCGGCCGCAAGGACCGGGTCGACCGCGACCTGCTCACGACCCTGATCGAGCCCAACCTGGGCGACCAGGACTTCTTCATCCGCAAGGCGATCGGCTGGTCGCTGCGCGAGGTCGCGCGGGTGCACCCCGACTGGGTGCGCGCCTACGTCGACGCCCACGACCTGAGCCCGCTCAGCCGGCGCGAGGCGCTCAAGCACCTCTGA
- a CDS encoding ATP-binding cassette domain-containing protein — protein MTSTLTRTVTPDRPSVSGDPARRVDWRRLRTPAAGFAVSAVAVAALGQALGTVVAGRLADHPTAALVGWLTFFVVGAAAVDTAGRVVWAGVVDRAEGRLRGDLLSAALQQPLPHLTEQAVGEVLDRVDDDTHEVGTLLRQQIWMAMRTAFAAVPMWLVAGFTWWPAFVLFPLTGALAVWVMRPYLSEIARRKVIEEAAWTDHAAALEEGVAGRDDLRTSLGQAFAVRRLARLSADVHEKFRRVLVVEARLAVRVGLMLHGLLVAIAIAGVLLVSGDHLGVARLVTLFLVTTIFVGQINNLAHQLPDIQAGLGAVLRLRQLLAVEAEPVGGEPVPGGALDLRIRHLDFSYVEGSFALRDVDLYVEAGHTLALVGRTGSGKSTLASLLSRAAEPPPGTIFLGGADITALDLHELRRRVGVVTQRTEILAGTLADNIALFAPVPRAEVEAAVDELGLTDWVAGLPDGLDTLLGPGGTMLSAGEEQLVAFARLLVRHVQVVVLDEATARMDPVTEARVVAAADRLISGRTGILVAHRLSTIERAESVAVLDHGQVIQHGPRDELALVDGPFRRLLEASDTEGFADPEPDAEAEPDASGVGGRRRTGTPPERPEVGAGSSLAKGTWKAFWVRPWWGAWSVVLFLGGSIFAPLGAITGFLWGQVVQRLEAGESVTTLTVLLAVSLLVAPILLADAFRRYPRWWIEVMLRVRMSVLLGQVRPHRLPRTPPGEVVARSMDADRYARYADRWVDFTNGLLIAGITMLAGGTWLAGAVLLVVMLTSALASSIGRPIAGRSAAQSSAARARFGRAVVSAVESARTVKLAGRTPHVHAHLRKVDDGRVEAAVFEHRVQAVLDGVPIVMVQVGVVASWALYLWDVWGLATALLVSTAVNGFDWFGRVAGAVVTEAPGTRAWQQVTSEFAGGTDLMDVPADVDLVAGTAPDPVAPGRVRLDRLELHDYVAVHDDGTVGADRVTLSVARGELVLLVGQVGSGKSSLLSSLAGLIDHRGSLRWNGEEVADPETFLRPSQVAHVAQVPRVLSGTFADNILLGHDRPIDQPLATARLTADVADAGGPDAVIGHRGVRLSGGQVQRLALARALAADAELLLADDVSSALDAATEIELWAALRERHTTVIGATSKRAALAQADRVVVLVDGRVAAEGPWSDLVTEWGHLAG, from the coding sequence ATGACCAGCACGCTGACCCGCACCGTGACTCCCGACCGGCCCTCCGTCAGCGGCGACCCGGCGCGACGCGTCGACTGGCGCCGCCTGCGGACCCCGGCCGCGGGCTTCGCGGTGTCCGCGGTCGCGGTCGCCGCGCTGGGCCAGGCGCTGGGCACGGTGGTGGCCGGCCGGCTGGCCGACCACCCGACCGCGGCGCTCGTGGGCTGGCTGACGTTCTTCGTGGTGGGTGCGGCCGCGGTCGACACCGCGGGCCGGGTCGTGTGGGCCGGTGTCGTCGACCGGGCCGAGGGCCGGCTGCGCGGTGACCTGCTCAGTGCAGCGCTCCAGCAGCCGCTGCCGCACCTGACCGAGCAGGCCGTCGGCGAGGTCCTCGACCGCGTCGACGACGACACCCACGAGGTCGGCACCCTGCTGCGCCAGCAGATCTGGATGGCGATGCGCACTGCCTTCGCCGCGGTGCCGATGTGGCTCGTCGCCGGCTTCACCTGGTGGCCGGCGTTCGTGCTGTTCCCGCTCACCGGCGCCCTCGCGGTGTGGGTGATGCGGCCCTACCTGTCCGAGATCGCGCGCCGCAAGGTGATCGAGGAGGCGGCCTGGACCGATCACGCCGCCGCGCTCGAAGAGGGCGTCGCGGGCCGCGACGACCTGCGCACGAGCCTGGGCCAGGCGTTCGCCGTACGGCGGCTCGCGCGGCTCTCGGCCGACGTCCACGAGAAGTTCCGCCGGGTCCTCGTCGTCGAGGCGCGCCTCGCCGTGCGGGTGGGTCTGATGCTGCACGGCCTGCTCGTCGCGATCGCGATCGCCGGCGTGCTGCTGGTCAGCGGCGACCACCTGGGCGTGGCCCGGCTGGTGACGCTCTTCCTGGTGACCACGATCTTCGTGGGCCAGATCAACAACCTCGCCCACCAGCTCCCCGACATCCAGGCGGGCCTGGGCGCGGTGCTGCGGCTGCGCCAGCTGCTCGCCGTCGAGGCCGAGCCGGTCGGCGGCGAGCCGGTCCCCGGCGGGGCGCTCGACCTGCGCATCCGGCACCTCGACTTCTCCTACGTCGAGGGCTCGTTCGCGCTGCGCGATGTCGACCTCTACGTCGAGGCCGGGCACACCCTCGCCCTGGTCGGCCGCACCGGCTCGGGCAAGTCGACCCTCGCCTCGCTGCTCTCGCGCGCGGCCGAGCCGCCGCCGGGCACGATCTTCCTCGGCGGGGCCGACATCACCGCCCTCGACCTGCACGAGCTGCGCCGCCGGGTCGGCGTGGTCACCCAGCGCACCGAGATCCTGGCCGGCACGCTCGCCGACAACATCGCGCTGTTCGCGCCGGTGCCCCGCGCGGAAGTCGAGGCCGCCGTCGACGAGCTCGGCCTCACCGACTGGGTCGCGGGCCTGCCCGACGGCCTCGACACGCTGCTCGGCCCCGGCGGCACCATGCTGTCGGCCGGCGAGGAGCAGCTCGTCGCGTTCGCCCGGCTGCTCGTGCGCCACGTCCAGGTCGTCGTCCTCGACGAGGCCACGGCGCGGATGGACCCGGTCACCGAGGCCCGTGTGGTCGCGGCCGCCGACCGGCTGATCAGCGGGCGTACGGGCATCCTGGTCGCCCACCGGCTCAGCACGATCGAGCGCGCCGAGTCGGTCGCCGTCCTCGACCACGGACAGGTCATCCAGCACGGCCCGCGCGACGAGCTCGCCCTGGTCGACGGGCCCTTCCGCCGGCTGCTCGAGGCCAGCGACACCGAGGGCTTCGCCGACCCCGAGCCCGATGCCGAGGCGGAGCCCGACGCGTCCGGGGTCGGCGGGCGCCGCCGTACCGGTACGCCGCCGGAGCGCCCCGAGGTCGGCGCGGGCTCGTCGCTGGCCAAGGGCACCTGGAAGGCCTTCTGGGTCCGCCCGTGGTGGGGCGCCTGGTCGGTCGTGCTCTTCCTCGGCGGCTCGATCTTCGCCCCGCTCGGCGCGATCACCGGCTTCCTCTGGGGCCAGGTGGTCCAACGGCTCGAGGCGGGGGAGTCGGTCACCACGCTGACGGTGCTCCTCGCGGTCAGCCTGCTCGTCGCGCCGATCCTGCTCGCCGACGCCTTCCGCCGCTACCCGCGGTGGTGGATCGAGGTGATGCTGCGGGTGCGGATGAGCGTGCTGCTCGGCCAGGTCCGCCCACACCGGCTGCCGCGCACGCCTCCCGGTGAGGTGGTCGCGCGGTCGATGGACGCCGACCGCTACGCGCGCTACGCCGACCGCTGGGTCGACTTCACCAACGGCCTGCTCATCGCCGGCATCACCATGCTCGCCGGCGGCACCTGGCTGGCCGGCGCGGTCCTCCTCGTCGTCATGCTCACCAGCGCGCTCGCCTCGTCGATCGGCCGCCCGATCGCGGGCCGCTCGGCCGCGCAGTCGTCGGCCGCGCGGGCCCGGTTCGGCCGGGCCGTGGTCTCGGCCGTCGAGTCGGCGCGCACGGTCAAGCTGGCCGGGCGTACGCCGCACGTCCACGCCCACCTGCGCAAGGTCGACGACGGCCGGGTCGAGGCGGCCGTGTTCGAGCACCGCGTCCAGGCGGTCCTCGACGGCGTACCGATCGTCATGGTCCAGGTCGGCGTCGTCGCCTCCTGGGCGCTCTACCTCTGGGACGTCTGGGGCCTGGCGACCGCGCTGCTCGTCTCCACCGCGGTCAACGGGTTCGACTGGTTCGGCCGGGTGGCCGGTGCCGTGGTCACCGAGGCGCCGGGCACGCGCGCCTGGCAGCAGGTCACCTCGGAGTTCGCCGGCGGCACCGACCTGATGGACGTCCCCGCCGACGTCGACCTGGTCGCCGGTACGGCGCCCGACCCGGTCGCGCCCGGACGGGTCCGCCTCGACCGGCTCGAGCTCCACGACTACGTCGCCGTCCACGACGACGGCACGGTCGGCGCCGACCGGGTCACGCTCAGCGTGGCCCGCGGCGAGCTCGTGCTGCTCGTGGGCCAGGTCGGCTCGGGCAAGTCGAGCCTGCTGTCCTCGCTGGCCGGCCTGATCGACCACCGCGGCTCGCTGCGCTGGAACGGCGAGGAGGTCGCGGACCCCGAGACCTTCCTGCGCCCCAGCCAGGTCGCCCACGTCGCCCAGGTGCCGCGGGTGCTGTCGGGCACGTTCGCCGACAACATCCTGCTCGGTCACGACCGGCCCATCGACCAGCCGCTGGCCACCGCCCGGCTCACCGCCGACGTCGCCGACGCCGGCGGACCCGACGCGGTCATCGGGCACCGCGGCGTCCGCCTCTCCGGCGGCCAGGTGCAGCGCCTGGCGCTGGCCCGGGCGCTCGCCGCCGACGCCGAGCTGCTGCTCGCCGACGACGTGTCGAGCGCACTCGACGCCGCGACCGAGATCGAGCTGTGGGCGGCGCTGCGCGAGCGGCACACCACGGTGATCGGGGCGACCTCCAAGCGGGCGGCGCTGGCCCAGGCCGACCGGGTCGTCGTCCTGGTCGACGGAAGGGTCGCCGCGGAGGGCCCCTGGTCGGACCTCGTGACCGAGTGGGGACACTTGGCCGGGTGA
- a CDS encoding MFS transporter, with protein MSEEYAGTGAGLQPHVTSAPTTSTEARTEPEVAHHRPGLAILALAVGGFTIGTTEFMTMGVLPEVADGVDVSVPAAGHIISAYAIGVVVGVPILAFFGAALPRRAMLVGLMAAYAAFNLLSAAAPTFEVLTAARFLDGLPHGAYFGVASLVAASLVTPERRGRAVASVMLGLSVANVVGVPLATFLGQQVGWRSTYLLGGLLAVVTALLVLAAVPSVPGDSEASGRKEAREFFGSLQVWLTMAVGAVGFGGMFAVYSYIAKTVTVVGGLDRGTVPFFVLALGLGMVAGTWLAGELAAWSVFRSLLLSGATGIVLMLVYYVAAPHGWLLLPVAFLVTATGSVLVVNLQLRLMDVAGGAVTLGAAMNHAALNIANALGAWLGGLVIAAGHGYRAPALVGAVLAAVGTAILLVSALTHRRAAAAEPAPAP; from the coding sequence GTGAGCGAGGAATACGCGGGCACCGGTGCGGGGTTGCAGCCTCACGTGACTTCAGCACCGACGACCTCGACCGAGGCCCGCACCGAGCCCGAGGTCGCCCACCACCGTCCCGGGCTGGCGATCCTGGCCCTGGCGGTCGGTGGATTCACCATCGGCACCACCGAGTTCATGACGATGGGCGTGCTGCCCGAGGTCGCCGACGGGGTCGACGTCTCGGTGCCGGCCGCGGGCCACATCATCTCGGCCTACGCCATCGGCGTGGTGGTCGGCGTCCCGATCCTGGCGTTCTTCGGTGCGGCGCTGCCGCGCCGGGCGATGCTCGTGGGCCTGATGGCGGCGTACGCCGCGTTCAACCTGCTCAGCGCCGCCGCGCCCACCTTCGAGGTGCTCACCGCGGCCCGCTTCCTCGACGGCCTGCCGCACGGCGCCTACTTCGGTGTCGCCAGCCTCGTCGCGGCCAGCCTGGTCACCCCCGAGCGCCGTGGCCGGGCGGTCGCGAGCGTGATGCTGGGGCTCTCGGTCGCCAATGTCGTCGGCGTCCCGCTGGCCACCTTCCTCGGCCAGCAGGTCGGCTGGCGCTCGACGTACCTGCTCGGCGGGCTGCTCGCCGTCGTCACCGCCCTGCTCGTCCTCGCCGCCGTGCCGTCCGTGCCGGGGGACTCCGAGGCGAGCGGCCGCAAGGAGGCCCGCGAGTTCTTCGGCAGCCTCCAGGTCTGGCTCACCATGGCCGTCGGCGCGGTCGGCTTCGGCGGGATGTTCGCCGTCTACTCCTACATCGCCAAGACCGTCACCGTCGTCGGCGGGCTCGACCGCGGCACGGTGCCCTTCTTCGTGCTCGCCCTCGGCCTCGGCATGGTCGCCGGCACCTGGCTGGCCGGCGAGCTCGCCGCCTGGTCGGTCTTCCGCAGCCTGCTGCTCTCCGGTGCGACCGGCATCGTGCTCATGCTCGTCTACTACGTCGCCGCGCCCCACGGCTGGCTGCTGCTGCCGGTCGCCTTCCTGGTGACCGCGACCGGCTCGGTGCTCGTGGTCAACCTCCAGCTGCGCCTGATGGACGTCGCCGGTGGCGCGGTCACCCTCGGCGCCGCGATGAACCACGCCGCCCTCAACATCGCCAACGCCCTCGGCGCCTGGCTCGGCGGCCTGGTCATCGCCGCCGGTCACGGCTACCGGGCCCCGGCGCTCGTCGGCGCCGTCCTCGCCGCCGTCGGTACGGCGATCCTGCTGGTCTCGGCGCTCACCCACCGCCGAGCAGCGGCTGCGGAGCCGGCGCCGGCCCCCTGA
- a CDS encoding DUF4328 domain-containing protein: MLPPHSPARIAPTGLAAATVALTGVVALTQVIRALGAVEARRLQEAAVEIGADPAMLTTTYDRTAWVMGPLLVAAWVVGCLWLQRARDNAQAISPGVRQRRQRAWIWFGWWVPFANLFVPYQLVKDVQRASVPPGREAGLGWWWAAWLVFLVLPMPISGGEDWQESPDLIDLVVTVEGVAAVAALVGGALWCRAVLRITGGQEEALRGPAPAPQPLLGGG; the protein is encoded by the coding sequence ATGCTCCCGCCCCACTCCCCGGCGCGGATCGCGCCGACCGGCCTCGCCGCGGCGACGGTCGCGCTCACGGGCGTCGTCGCCCTGACCCAGGTGATCCGGGCGCTGGGCGCCGTCGAGGCGCGGCGGCTGCAGGAGGCTGCCGTCGAGATCGGCGCGGACCCGGCCATGCTCACCACGACCTACGACCGGACGGCGTGGGTGATGGGGCCGCTGCTCGTGGCGGCGTGGGTGGTCGGCTGCCTCTGGCTCCAGCGGGCCCGCGACAACGCCCAGGCGATCAGCCCAGGGGTCCGGCAGCGCCGGCAGCGGGCGTGGATCTGGTTCGGCTGGTGGGTGCCGTTCGCGAACCTGTTCGTGCCCTACCAGCTGGTCAAGGATGTGCAGCGCGCGAGCGTCCCGCCCGGGCGCGAGGCCGGGCTCGGCTGGTGGTGGGCCGCCTGGCTGGTGTTCCTCGTCCTCCCGATGCCGATCTCCGGCGGCGAGGACTGGCAGGAGTCGCCGGACCTGATCGACCTCGTGGTCACGGTCGAGGGGGTGGCCGCCGTCGCGGCCCTCGTCGGCGGCGCGCTGTGGTGCCGCGCCGTGCTGCGGATCACTGGCGGCCAGGAGGAGGCACTCAGGGGGCCGGCGCCGGCTCCGCAGCCGCTGCTCGGCGGTGGGTGA
- the trpS gene encoding tryptophan--tRNA ligase: MSATTEHPPVPETAQPAAPEGAARPRVLSGIQPTADSFHLGNYMGAVRQWVDLQRDHQPFFFIADQHAITVDWDPKLLRERTLRGAAQLLAAGVDPERSAIFVQSHVPAHAQLGWVLNGLTGFGEARRMTQFKDKSAKGGEGAASVGLFAYPILMAADILLYRPHYVPVGEDQRQHLELTRDLAQRFNSRFKKTFRLPEPYILKSTAKIYDLQEPTKKMSKSGSAPNGIIEMLDDPKATAKKIRSAVTDSDTEIRFDLAEKPGVSNLLTIYSALTGEAVPALEEQYAGKMYGDLKKDLAEVVVGFVTPFRERTLELLDNQDYLMQVLAQGAETAGAVAEATLKDVYQRVGFVAPVARRTEGS; this comes from the coding sequence ATGTCCGCCACCACCGAGCACCCGCCCGTGCCGGAGACCGCGCAGCCGGCCGCGCCCGAGGGAGCCGCGCGCCCGCGCGTCCTCTCCGGCATCCAGCCGACCGCCGACTCCTTCCACCTCGGCAACTACATGGGCGCGGTCCGGCAGTGGGTGGACCTGCAGCGTGACCACCAGCCGTTCTTCTTCATCGCCGACCAGCACGCGATCACCGTCGACTGGGACCCCAAGCTGCTGCGCGAGCGGACGCTGCGGGGTGCGGCCCAGCTGCTCGCGGCGGGCGTCGACCCGGAGCGCTCGGCGATCTTCGTCCAGAGCCACGTGCCCGCCCACGCCCAGCTCGGCTGGGTGCTCAACGGGCTGACCGGGTTCGGCGAGGCGCGCCGGATGACCCAGTTCAAGGACAAGTCGGCCAAGGGCGGCGAGGGCGCGGCGAGCGTCGGGCTGTTCGCCTACCCGATCCTGATGGCGGCCGACATCCTGCTCTACCGGCCCCACTACGTCCCGGTCGGCGAGGACCAGCGCCAGCACCTCGAGCTGACCCGCGACCTGGCCCAGCGGTTCAACAGCCGGTTCAAGAAGACCTTCCGGCTGCCCGAGCCCTACATCCTCAAGTCGACGGCCAAGATCTACGACCTGCAGGAGCCGACCAAGAAGATGTCCAAGTCGGGCTCCGCGCCCAACGGCATCATCGAGATGCTCGACGACCCCAAGGCCACGGCCAAGAAGATCCGCTCGGCGGTCACCGACTCCGACACCGAGATCCGCTTCGACCTCGCCGAGAAGCCCGGTGTCAGCAACCTGCTGACCATCTACTCCGCGCTCACCGGCGAGGCCGTGCCCGCTCTCGAGGAGCAGTACGCCGGCAAGATGTACGGCGACCTCAAGAAGGACCTCGCCGAGGTGGTCGTCGGCTTCGTGACGCCCTTCCGGGAGCGCACCCTGGAGCTCCTCGACAACCAGGACTACCTGATGCAGGTGCTCGCCCAGGGCGCCGAGACCGCCGGTGCGGTCGCCGAGGCGACGCTGAAGGACGTCTACCAGCGGGTCGGGTTCGTGGCGCCCGTCGCGCGCCGCACGGAGGGCTCCTGA
- a CDS encoding 2'-5' RNA ligase family protein, which produces MPVIGVAIAIPEPWASELYDYRLRIGDPTAEGVPSHVTLIPPTEVAGGLDEIEAHLETAAAQVAPFRVHLRGTGTFRPVSPVVFVSLAEGISQCEQLADAVRQGPLAVELHFPYHPHVTIAHHLDDPTLDRAFADLAEFECSFEVTDFHLYVHDEQEGWRATRTFALS; this is translated from the coding sequence ATGCCGGTGATCGGCGTCGCCATCGCGATACCGGAGCCGTGGGCCTCCGAGCTCTACGACTACCGGCTGCGCATCGGCGACCCGACCGCCGAGGGCGTCCCGAGCCACGTCACGCTGATCCCGCCCACCGAGGTGGCCGGCGGGCTCGACGAGATCGAGGCGCACCTGGAGACCGCCGCGGCCCAGGTCGCGCCCTTCCGTGTGCATCTGCGCGGGACGGGTACCTTCCGGCCCGTGTCGCCCGTCGTCTTCGTGAGCCTCGCCGAGGGGATCTCCCAGTGCGAGCAGCTCGCCGACGCCGTACGGCAGGGGCCGCTCGCCGTCGAGCTGCACTTCCCGTACCACCCGCACGTCACCATCGCCCACCACCTCGACGACCCGACCCTCGACCGGGCGTTCGCCGACCTCGCCGAGTTCGAGTGCTCGTTCGAGGTCACCGACTTCCACCTCTACGTCCATGACGAGCAGGAGGGTTGGCGGGCCACCCGCACCTTCGCGCTGTCATGA